In Scylla paramamosain isolate STU-SP2022 chromosome 16, ASM3559412v1, whole genome shotgun sequence, the genomic window TTGAaacgaacataagaacataagaaaataatgtaagcTGCATGacgtcatcaggcctacacgtggcagctccTGCAGAaaacatacctatttccacctgtcatcctcatccaaagaatttgtttaatcttctttaaaagctccctaattggctcagcactaacaatctggttactgagtccatttcattcatctaccactatttgagaaccagttccttcctatatatatgaatatatatatatatatatatatatatatatatatatatatatatatatatatatatatatatatatatatatatatatatatatatatatatatatatatatatatatattttttttttatctaacctaGTGAAtctaaaggaggaggcagtagtcacctgccgaaacgataattactccaagtgaagtctaaagcactggatcaggggatactctgaacttatcattaaatccagctgacctcactgaacgtttccctttgtgtctcacaacacaagggggcagtcacagcctctctgtaacttcatctcaagtttcctttgtgaccgttctattgctgctgtggtagatggtcactatttttcaaaatttattaacagtgatgttcctgtcctgtcacccactctcttccaacccttcagaaataaaaagttcacgcagggaagccacagaactatctaggtcattaatatatatgaaaataataattgttcCAAAATTCATATCTGTGGCACCCCACGTGATCCCACTTGGATTTAGAGCCTGGCGCCTGCTGCATAACTAtaaccttatccagcctaacacttttGTCGTCAGTAAAATGAGGGCTGAGgcagccattctctctctttctctctctctctctctctctctctctgcagcactCACTTGCAGGAGTCCTGGGAGAAGAACTCTCCGGTGCCGCAGTCCACGGGCTTGCGGCAGTAGCAGGCGCAAGAGTCGTTGTCCCAATATTTAATGCTGCTCTGCTGCTCACACTTCGCCTTCTCGTCTCTGGCGGGGAAGCAAACTCTTAGCAcgcccttcctttcttaattatCGTGGTGACGAGCGGTTTCAACTTGTTCCCGGTAAAGTTCATATTTTTATACAATATTTTAGGTGTTATTACTTGGCGACCAGACTAAAGTGATTGACGCCAGACCCACACACGCAGTACTTACCTCCTCTTGCAGACACAGGCACACTCGCTCTGTAGGTAGTTGTGTATGGTGGGGTTACAGTCCTGCTCTTGCACCTTGCACCCGCACTCACACTGCACGTGCTTGATGGCTTCCACCACGTGGAAGCTGGGAACAACCtctcggcggcggcggcgtcttCGGCGTCGTTGTCGTCGGCTATCACTGCGTGACCGGGCTGAGTCAATGTTGCTGCTGCGGTTGACTACAGTCTTCAGCACCTGTCGTGTCAGTGTGCTTACATGATGTGATGATATTTGACCTCACAGTGACAACATACttttcaagtctttttttttttcttcttttcttttctaagaCAACCTCTTTCCTAGCCAATGATAAAACTTAAAATAAGTCATGAGGTCTGGGCTGCCCCAGCACATGACCAGACTCACCTTAAACCTGACCACCTTAGTGAGCTTGGGGCGGCAGGTGAGCAGCGGGCCGTAGCAGCAGCCGCCGCACTGCTCTAGCCTCACGCAGGTCGGGTAGAACAAGGTGTTGGCCTGCGAAGGAAGGTCCAACTCCACCGTGCGGATCTCCGGCTTACACGTGGCCATGGTGGCCATCTCGGCGGCGTCTGAGGGAAGCAGTCAATGTAAAACAGGATAAATGCTGAGCTTGTCGCCACACACTGCTCCTCGCCTCCCACATCACAGTTTTGGTCTGCGCCCCGCAGGCCACAGTACTCAGATGACGTCGTCCTTTAAGTTTTCTTTAGATTGCATTGGGATGCGaatcgtaataaaaaaaataaaataataaataataataataatgataataataataataataataataataataataataataataataataataataataataacaagaacaacaacaaatggtCGGTCACTCACCTCCCACGTCGTTGGCCATCCTGGAGCCAATCTGGAAGCTTTTGTCGACCACGTCCTGGGAAGGCAGTGTGATGCCGAAGAAGTTCGCGAAGGCCGTGATGTTCTCGATGGCATTGATGACCGAGAGGTCGTGCCTGCCCATCTGTAcgagacatacatacatttaatgAGTATAATACACGagccgcgcgcgcgcgcgcgcgcgcacacacacacacacacacacacacacacacacacacacacacacacacacacacacacacacacacacacacacacacacacacttggtgaGATGCCTCTGAATTTGGCTGGTGCAGGAAAGGCAAGTCACCATGATGTTTGCTGTCTCATGTTGGTGGTGAGGACATGTCTCGTATTCTTGCACGCTTTGAGTTTTCATAAAAGAcataaagactattttcaaaggtcacagtcAGGTtttcacaacttttttttttttttccatcgttgATCCAAATATCTTGTTGGACCATCACTCGAATCATGAAAACTTCCTTGAAGATCCAAATAATTTCCAATAACAGTCGAGATGAAACTGGAACTTTTTAGAACATGGATAAGGCAAGTCTCAAAACACACATCCGTGATGGAGCAAGTCAGTCTTTTATTATCAGTGGTTGTAACCTACGCTctatattctcaatctttcatctcttttactgGTAAGTttcggaactccctgcctgtttctgtattccttcctgcctctgacttgaactgtttcaaaataTTTCTCAAATTTTGGATGATTTTCTTTCAGACTGTTCGCTTTAGAGACTGGTGTcttcaatgggcctttttttctctctcttccaagccAGATCCTCTCTTTTATATGAAATAATGGGAAATAATGAGGCAGTCTAAAGGGATGACTGAGTAAACAACACAGGTAAAATATCTTCATCTGTTGTAATCACGAAACATCAATAGGAACTGAAAcacgaagaaagaaggaagaaagtaaaaggaataaatgaggaagaataTACGCATGAAAGAAAGTACACAGAGAAGTGCGTCACATAGATTTGAAGT contains:
- the LOC135108162 gene encoding uncharacterized protein LOC135108162; this translates as MRAVGWLPLPLPLTLTLTLGLTLVLAEVQGDSIAPGIRVLQSRPKRQDSRIIFPDSQSGPGMFVPRPPPLVEPSPEEGPDTALELPEDLDLNTMGRHDLSVINAIENITAFANFFGITLPSQDVVDKSFQIGSRMANDVGDAAEMATMATCKPEIRTVELDLPSQANTLFYPTCVRLEQCGGCCYGPLLTCRPKLTKVVRFKVLKTVVNRSSNIDSARSRSDSRRQRRRRRRRRREVVPSFHVVEAIKHVQCECGCKVQEQDCNPTIHNYLQSECACVCKRRDEKAKCEQQSSIKYWDNDSCACYCRKPVDCGTGEFFSQDSCNCERLVARGGFAVDTVEGHVERSRPFERPSRRRPVRIPLRHESLSNRPTLLNILHSPRREISF